From the genome of Pantoea alfalfae, one region includes:
- a CDS encoding MarR family winged helix-turn-helix transcriptional regulator codes for MRDLTESAATLRMLVGKLGRRLRESAPPGELTWSQVAVLGHLVRDGAMTVTQLAAAEGVRTQSMGTTVAGLVAAELITGEPDPHDGRKTRYLPTASSLAVITSSRAMRDDWLVRTLDARLSPAEQQQLIDVLPLLQRLTDY; via the coding sequence ATGCGCGATCTGACTGAATCTGCTGCCACGCTGCGCATGCTGGTGGGCAAGCTGGGTCGCCGGTTGCGCGAATCGGCACCGCCTGGCGAACTCACCTGGTCGCAGGTGGCGGTGCTGGGGCATCTGGTGCGCGACGGGGCGATGACGGTGACGCAACTGGCCGCCGCCGAGGGCGTGCGCACCCAGTCAATGGGGACGACCGTCGCCGGATTAGTGGCGGCAGAACTGATAACGGGCGAGCCCGATCCCCATGATGGCCGTAAAACACGCTATCTGCCCACCGCATCGAGCCTGGCGGTAATTACGTCGAGTCGTGCAATGCGCGATGACTGGCTGGTCAGGACACTGGATGCGCGGCTCAGTCCGGCAGAGCAGCAACAACTGATCGACGTTCTCCCTCTGCTGCAACGACTCACTGACTATTGA
- a CDS encoding isochorismatase family protein has product MAVTTLDAKTALIVIDLQHGIVALPLVHEPQPVIERCADLAEAFRAHDLPAVLVNVAGGAPGRNEQARHNGDLPDDWATLVPAMTPQQNDLTITKKTWGAFHNTALHEELQKRGITQVVICGIATSIGVESTARQAYELGYNVTLTTDAMTDLNMDTHNNSVKLIFPRLGESGSCDDIVAQLKSRA; this is encoded by the coding sequence ATGGCTGTAACCACACTTGATGCAAAAACTGCGCTGATTGTTATCGACCTGCAACATGGCATTGTAGCGCTGCCTCTGGTCCATGAGCCGCAGCCGGTGATCGAACGCTGTGCCGATCTGGCTGAGGCATTTCGCGCGCACGACCTGCCGGCGGTGCTGGTTAACGTGGCCGGTGGGGCACCTGGCCGTAACGAGCAGGCGCGTCACAACGGCGATCTGCCTGACGACTGGGCCACGCTGGTTCCGGCGATGACGCCGCAGCAGAATGATCTCACCATCACCAAGAAAACCTGGGGCGCGTTTCATAACACGGCGCTACATGAGGAACTGCAAAAGCGCGGCATTACTCAGGTCGTGATCTGCGGTATTGCGACCAGCATCGGCGTGGAGTCGACGGCACGTCAGGCGTATGAATTAGGTTACAACGTCACGCTGACGACCGATGCGATGACCGATCTCAACATGGATACGCACAACAACAGCGTAAAATTGATATTCCCGCGCCTGGGTGAATCCGGCAGCTGTGACGATATTGTGGCGCAGCTAAAATCCCGTGCCTGA
- a CDS encoding helix-turn-helix domain-containing protein, giving the protein MADFQQHLSGALRQLRQANGWSLTLTAERTGVSKAMLGQIERGESSPTVATLWKIATGFNVPFSFFIDGSALPSGTISGFSQPNADMSVRSVLPYDPQLRFDLLAVELAAGAQSHSSPHEAGCVEQVVVIEGELLLGVNDRWRRLLKGEAFQFSADVPHSYRNPLSTPLRFHSLIHYLQRPDVTN; this is encoded by the coding sequence ATGGCAGATTTTCAGCAACACCTGAGCGGTGCGCTCAGACAGTTGCGCCAGGCCAATGGCTGGAGCCTGACGCTGACGGCGGAGCGAACCGGCGTCAGTAAAGCGATGCTGGGGCAGATTGAGCGGGGTGAATCCAGTCCGACGGTGGCGACGCTGTGGAAGATTGCTACCGGGTTTAACGTTCCCTTTTCCTTTTTTATCGACGGGAGCGCGTTGCCTTCCGGCACCATATCGGGATTCAGTCAGCCCAACGCTGACATGTCGGTACGCTCCGTGCTGCCTTACGATCCGCAACTGCGATTTGATCTGCTGGCGGTGGAGCTGGCCGCGGGCGCGCAGAGCCATTCCTCGCCACATGAAGCGGGCTGCGTGGAGCAGGTGGTGGTTATTGAGGGCGAACTGTTGCTGGGGGTCAACGATCGCTGGCGGCGTCTGCTAAAAGGCGAGGCGTTTCAGTTCAGCGCCGACGTGCCGCACAGCTACCGCAACCCGCTCAGCACGCCGCTGCGCTTTCACAGCCTGATTCACTATCTGCAGCGCCCGGACGTTACAAATTGA